From Chryseobacterium camelliae:
CAGCTGCAGATAGCACCGGTAGTGAAGGTAAGATTCAATAAGTTTATGGTAGGAGCAACCTACAACATCGGATTGTCCGATATCCAGGAATATGGCGGAAACAGCTTCATGATCGGATTAGGATATAATTTCGATAACTTCATTAATCACAGAGGATATAGATATTAATCCAGTAAAATTAAATACATTTGAGCTCTGATTTTTTCAGGGCTTTTTTTATGATATATATCCACATACCTTTCTGCAAGCAGAAATGCAGCTATTGCAACTTTCATTTTTCAACCTCCATGCAACTGAAGGAAGGAATGATTGCTGCCATGAAGAAGGAAATAGCCCTCAGAAAAGGCGAACTGCAGCATAAAACACTTCGGTCATTGTATTTCGGAGGCGGCACGCCATCTGTCCTGTCACCGGATGAAATCAATGGACTGATCGATGAGGTGCTGAAATATTTTAGTTTTGAAAAGGATATTGAGATTACCCTGGAAGCCAATCCGGATGATCTTGACAACAATTTTCTGAAGGCTCTATCTAAGTTTCCGGTAAACCGCCTTTCCATAGGTACCCAAAGTTTTTTCGATGCAGATCTGAAACTCATGAACCGTGCCCACAATGCATCTGAAGCTGAAGGCTCCATTAAAAGGGCCCAGGATTACGGGTTTGAGAATTTAAGCATCGACCTTATCTACGGATCACCAACATCAGGCCTCGAAGTGTGGAAGGAGAACCTGAAAAGGACCATAGCCCTAGAGGTACCACATATTTCTTCTTATGCCTTAACAGTGGAGCCGAAAACAGCCCTCGAAAACTGGATTGAAAAAGGAAAAGTGAGCACTCCTAAAGAAGAGGAACAAAACAGCGAGTTTTACTACCTTTCATCATTCCTTAAAGACCATGGCTTCGATCATTATGAGATTTCGAATTTCGCCAAGCCAGGCTTCTATTCCCGCCATAACTCTGCTTACTGGAAGTATCATGAATACCTGGGAATCGGCCCATCAGCCCACTCTTACAACGGTTTTGATAAAAGGAGCTGGAATGTGGCCCATAATCAGCACTATATCCAGAAACTCAGCTCAGGGATGCTGGCCAAAGAAGAGGAAATCCTTTCTGAAAAAGATCAGTTCAATGAAATGATCATGATCGGGCTCAGAACAGTCTGGGGAATAGACCTTGATCAGCTGAAAACAAAATTTTCTGAAGCTCTTATAGAAAATTTTAATGCAGGCATCCGTCAAAAAATGCTGGACGGTATCCTGATTACTGAAAACAACCACCTTAAGATCCCCGAAGAGCACTGGTTTATGGCAGACGGAATAGCGTCAGACTTGTTTATGGTGTAATGATACAGTACAAACTGTACTTTGTGGGAAATAAAAAATGTCATTCCCTTCGAAATGACATTTTTATTTAATATTAACCTTTATTCCAGTAACTTCTTTCTCAGAATTTGTATCTCTTCCGGGCCGATTCCCATTTCTTTTTGTAAATAGTTGTCTATGGAACCATATTGTTTTATAATAGCATGAACGGTGGCCATAAGCCATTCTTTTTTTACCTGCTGAACGGATTTTGGCAGTGTTTTCATGCCATCCTTCGTAGGAATGGTGATCACTTTGTTAATTTCTGCCTTCCTGTAATAGTTAGATGCCAGATAGTCCTGCATAATGGTACTTTCAGGCACGCCCAATGCATAAAGCAAGAGGGCTGTTGCCATTCCGGTCCTGTCTTTGCCTGCGGTGCAGTGATAGACGATGGGCTCATCTGAACATAATATTTGCTGAAAAACAGGTTTATATCGTTTGGTAAGGTTAGGCAGATCTGTGTAGACAGCGATAAGTAAGGAGTCCATTTTCTTTTCATTCGTAAAATCAATCATTGTTTTTCCGATGTTTTCGCTGCCATAAGGAAGGTTGATCCATTGAATCCCTTTCGGAAGATTGTCTTTAGCAATGGCAATTTCATAAGGCCCCCTGAAATCGAAAACCGTTTTTACCGCCAGCTTTTTAAGTTCGAGCGTATCGCTTGTCGTAAGCTTATTGAGGGCGGCTGACCGGTATATCTTGCCCCACTTTACGGTCTTTCCGTCTTTGGTCTTGTAGCCTCCGATATCCCTGAAGTTATCTGTGCCCTGCATGGGGATTTTTCTTTGCAGGCTGTCATTAACCTGAGAATAAAATGCCATTGGAAACATCATTATAAATAAGTACAGCATATTTTTCATGGGTAAGTATATATTTTTAAGGTTATATGCAATCGCATCATCTTCATAAGTGTTTGCATTTACAGATTATGGCGATTTCAAAATTCAATGTATTGTTAGGATTAAATGATATGAATAGAAAAAATAATCACATCCGAAAATGTGATTATTTAAGCTATGCTATTTCAAAAGCCACATCAGCTTGGTTGTATCATCAGAACCTCCGTACTGGGACTGGATTGCATTCTGGTAATTGGCACTGTTGTATGTGATTTCACCCTGAGGATACATCCATCGGTAAGGAATCGTATTATTTGGAGTTCCTATGCCTACACCTCCCTGCTGAAAGGCCGGATATCCGGTTCTTCTCCAGTTATAGAATGCCTCGTACCCGGAATTGCAGAATAATGAAACGTATTTCTGTGTGAGGATTTGTTTTAATCCATCGGTAGAGTTTCCTGTATAGGCTACGTTTGCAAGGAAGGTATTGGTATCAATGGTTACGGCTCCTAAAGTGCCGCCTAAACGGTCGCCCACTGTAAAAGAGCTACCGTTGGAAAGGCCATAGAAACTTAAAGAAGCATTGATTCCTTTTGTATACCAGCTTCCGGCATCTCCTGTTGCCCAGCCACGGTTGATCGCTTCAGCGATATTAAAACACATTTCAGGATATCCTATTAATACAAAAGGTTCTGCTGTAGAGCCATCCTGTGAAGAGAAATATCTTTTGTAATTAATATACGAATAAGCACCTTTATCCGAAGAAGTGTTTCCTGCAGTATCCGTTCCTGCGAAAAGTACAGATTGCGCAGTGTTGGTACTTGCACCCACATAAGCCGAGAAATCAGATATAGGTACTCCCGCCACTTTGTACTTAGCCGGAGCCGGCGTAGCAAATACAAAGGTTCTCGGATCTTTTGTGGCTGTTGTAATATCAAGGATCGTTTTACCGATATTGGCACCGTAGGTGTAAGACCTGCTGGTATAGATAGGATAGGGATTATAGCTGGTATTGAATCTGTACATCATATTATCCGAAATGGATTCCATAACAGGATATTGGGAAGGGTTACTGAGGATCATCGCAAATTGTCCTTTGATATTGAGATCCGGTGTGTCGTCTGCCCGTTTGCTAAGGCTGATGAGCACTCGAAGCCTGTAAGAGTTCACCACTTTCTGCCACTGGTAATACGTAAGTCCGAAAATATCGCCTGAAGGATCGGCAACCGTATTTTTCAGATTAGGATAGGTCGTATTGATGTTTCCCAGCAAGGTATTGGCTTCATTAAGCAAAGCCAGGGAATTTTTATACACATCTTTCTGGGAATCATACTTAGGCGTTAGATTAGATGAATTTCCCGCTTCCGTCATTGGAATGTCTCCTACTCTTTGTGATAACCATATGGAAGAATAGGCTTTAAAGAATTTAGAAAGAGCGCTGTAGAAGCTAATTTTAGCATTGTCACCCAGTTTGGCTGCCTGCTGTTCCATTTTAATAGAGTAT
This genomic window contains:
- the hemW gene encoding radical SAM family heme chaperone HemW, which produces MIYIHIPFCKQKCSYCNFHFSTSMQLKEGMIAAMKKEIALRKGELQHKTLRSLYFGGGTPSVLSPDEINGLIDEVLKYFSFEKDIEITLEANPDDLDNNFLKALSKFPVNRLSIGTQSFFDADLKLMNRAHNASEAEGSIKRAQDYGFENLSIDLIYGSPTSGLEVWKENLKRTIALEVPHISSYALTVEPKTALENWIEKGKVSTPKEEEQNSEFYYLSSFLKDHGFDHYEISNFAKPGFYSRHNSAYWKYHEYLGIGPSAHSYNGFDKRSWNVAHNQHYIQKLSSGMLAKEEEILSEKDQFNEMIMIGLRTVWGIDLDQLKTKFSEALIENFNAGIRQKMLDGILITENNHLKIPEEHWFMADGIASDLFMV
- a CDS encoding tyrosine-protein phosphatase, with the protein product MAFYSQVNDSLQRKIPMQGTDNFRDIGGYKTKDGKTVKWGKIYRSAALNKLTTSDTLELKKLAVKTVFDFRGPYEIAIAKDNLPKGIQWINLPYGSENIGKTMIDFTNEKKMDSLLIAVYTDLPNLTKRYKPVFQQILCSDEPIVYHCTAGKDRTGMATALLLYALGVPESTIMQDYLASNYYRKAEINKVITIPTKDGMKTLPKSVQQVKKEWLMATVHAIIKQYGSIDNYLQKEMGIGPEEIQILRKKLLE
- a CDS encoding SusD/RagB family nutrient-binding outer membrane lipoprotein; translated protein: MKNKWIYNVAIIITAGFILSSCNRDDSLLSNPNSRSEDALIPASLILNHITSNLIKSDEMPFQQAHKTNQYYVSNYTYYWGSNSYSWTTSDHEYDTFLYSIKMEQQAAKLGDNAKISFYSALSKFFKAYSSIWLSQRVGDIPMTEAGNSSNLTPKYDSQKDVYKNSLALLNEANTLLGNINTTYPNLKNTVADPSGDIFGLTYYQWQKVVNSYRLRVLISLSKRADDTPDLNIKGQFAMILSNPSQYPVMESISDNMMYRFNTSYNPYPIYTSRSYTYGANIGKTILDITTATKDPRTFVFATPAPAKYKVAGVPISDFSAYVGASTNTAQSVLFAGTDTAGNTSSDKGAYSYINYKRYFSSQDGSTAEPFVLIGYPEMCFNIAEAINRGWATGDAGSWYTKGINASLSFYGLSNGSSFTVGDRLGGTLGAVTIDTNTFLANVAYTGNSTDGLKQILTQKYVSLFCNSGYEAFYNWRRTGYPAFQQGGVGIGTPNNTIPYRWMYPQGEITYNSANYQNAIQSQYGGSDDTTKLMWLLK